The Myxococcota bacterium genome has a segment encoding these proteins:
- a CDS encoding YfiR family protein, protein MVAVFAGAAAPSLPARADDDDVVRSAFLFNVAKYVEWPAASFASADAPLVIGVIEDAALAEAFAVALSDKRIESRAIEVRTVASVDEARGCHVVFGSRDQRTLARSIAHDLRGEPVLSIAEYDRFARVGGMIGIEIDRGKVSFEVSRSEADRSGLKVSSKLLRLASAVR, encoded by the coding sequence GTGGTCGCGGTGTTCGCGGGAGCGGCCGCGCCCTCCCTTCCCGCGCGGGCGGACGACGACGACGTCGTGCGCTCGGCCTTTCTCTTCAACGTCGCCAAGTACGTCGAGTGGCCGGCGGCGAGCTTCGCGAGCGCCGACGCGCCGCTCGTGATCGGCGTGATCGAGGACGCGGCGCTCGCGGAGGCGTTCGCCGTCGCCCTCTCGGACAAGCGCATCGAGAGTCGCGCGATCGAGGTGCGGACCGTCGCGTCGGTCGACGAGGCGCGCGGCTGCCACGTCGTCTTCGGCTCGCGCGACCAGCGCACGCTCGCGCGCTCGATCGCGCACGACCTGCGCGGGGAGCCCGTGCTGAGCATCGCCGAGTACGACCGCTTCGCCCGCGTCGGGGGAATGATCGGGATCGAGATCGATCGCGGGAAGGTGAGCTTCGAGGTGAGCCGCTCCGAGGCCGATCGCAGCGGACTGAAGGTGAGCTCGAAGCTCCTGCGCCTCGCGAGCGCGGTGCGATGA